One part of the Candidatus Hydrogenedentota bacterium genome encodes these proteins:
- a CDS encoding PhoPQ-activated pathogenicity-related family protein, with the protein MKRPALLFLIGAFCIVANLATASPLAEYVNREDASYSFTVAEPQLLGTNTVYAVQMTSQTWQGIEWKHWLTIIKPEQVKHPDKSMLLITGGNNDRTAPNLKSVEARVVNQLATNTGTIVAMIEQVPNQPLFEGKEEDAIIALTFDKFLRGEGNDWPLLLPMVKSAVRAMDTVQAVAKKDMGADIGGFLVLGGSKRGWTTWLSAVVDKRVMGIAPAVIDMLNMVPQAKNQLASYGTFSEQIADYTENNIQARMNSPEGEQLRAIVDPYSYRDMLTLPKLIVLGTNDPYWNVDSSSTYFPELKGEKFLYYCANTGHDVNMGGIAAITAFYQSLVHGTKLPEMTWQRSNDGGLEVKWSDASGRAKLWKATAPSRDFRKAQWTSEDLPGQGSVTVNVPAPEQGWLAYYVEVVFANPNGGTAGQCTTMTVLPDTYPFADAVAKAEAEAAATANGKS; encoded by the coding sequence GTGAAGCGTCCTGCCCTTCTTTTCCTTATCGGCGCGTTTTGCATCGTTGCGAACCTGGCGACGGCATCTCCGCTCGCGGAGTATGTCAATCGCGAGGACGCCAGCTACTCGTTTACCGTTGCAGAGCCCCAGCTCCTGGGCACCAATACGGTTTACGCGGTTCAGATGACGTCGCAGACGTGGCAAGGCATCGAATGGAAACACTGGCTCACGATCATCAAACCGGAGCAGGTGAAGCATCCCGACAAATCGATGCTGCTGATCACGGGGGGGAACAACGATCGGACGGCGCCGAATCTGAAATCGGTGGAGGCGCGGGTCGTCAATCAGTTGGCCACGAACACGGGTACGATCGTCGCGATGATCGAGCAGGTGCCCAATCAGCCGCTGTTTGAAGGTAAGGAAGAGGACGCGATCATTGCGTTGACCTTTGACAAGTTTCTGAGAGGCGAAGGAAACGATTGGCCGCTGTTGCTGCCGATGGTGAAGAGTGCGGTGCGCGCGATGGATACGGTGCAGGCGGTCGCAAAGAAGGACATGGGAGCGGACATTGGCGGGTTCCTTGTGTTGGGCGGTTCGAAACGCGGATGGACGACATGGCTGTCCGCAGTGGTGGATAAGCGGGTCATGGGGATAGCGCCCGCCGTGATCGACATGCTCAACATGGTGCCGCAAGCTAAGAATCAGCTTGCGAGCTATGGCACGTTCAGCGAGCAGATCGCCGACTACACGGAGAACAATATTCAAGCGCGCATGAACTCGCCGGAAGGCGAGCAGTTGCGGGCGATTGTCGATCCCTATTCGTACCGAGATATGTTGACGTTGCCCAAGCTCATCGTGCTGGGAACGAATGATCCGTACTGGAATGTCGATTCGTCGAGCACGTATTTCCCCGAGTTGAAAGGCGAGAAGTTCCTCTATTACTGCGCGAACACGGGGCACGATGTGAACATGGGCGGTATCGCGGCGATCACCGCGTTTTACCAGTCGCTTGTGCACGGCACGAAGCTGCCGGAGATGACGTGGCAACGTAGCAATGATGGCGGGCTCGAGGTGAAGTGGTCGGATGCTTCCGGGCGCGCAAAGCTGTGGAAGGCAACGGCGCCGTCGCGCGATTTCCGTAAGGCGCAGTGGACCTCGGAGGACCTGCCGGGGCAGGGGAGCGTGACTGTGAACGTGCCCGCGCCGGAACAGGGGTGGCTTGCGTATTACGTCGAGGTGGTCTTTGCGAATCCGAATGGCGGCACGGCGGGACAGTGCACGACGATGACGGTGTTGCCGGATACGTATCCGTTCGCCGATGCCGTGGCGAAAGCAGAGGCGGAGGCGGCCGCAACGGCGAACGGGAAATCGTGA
- a CDS encoding BLUF domain-containing protein, protein MEMVRLIYVSRMTDMCEMEDIHDILKKSRTNNAAKNITGILCYDPIYFLQCLEGPKKEVNSLYRNILRDDRHSDVLLLEYKDIEERSFGNWTMAFIKSSEIDPETLLAFTKGEKFDPYALGSERAGDFLVAIAAQERKRLDTQR, encoded by the coding sequence GTGGAAATGGTTCGACTGATTTACGTGAGTCGCATGACTGATATGTGCGAAATGGAAGACATTCACGATATCCTCAAGAAGTCGCGTACAAACAACGCCGCAAAAAACATAACCGGAATCCTCTGCTACGACCCCATCTACTTTCTCCAATGCCTGGAAGGACCCAAAAAGGAAGTAAACTCTCTTTACAGGAACATACTTCGTGATGATCGTCACTCGGATGTATTGTTGCTCGAATACAAAGATATCGAGGAGCGGTCATTCGGAAACTGGACAATGGCATTCATCAAGAGTTCGGAAATCGACCCCGAAACCCTTTTGGCGTTCACGAAAGGCGAAAAGTTCGACCCTTACGCACTTGGCTCGGAACGGGCGGGCGACTTCCTAGTGGCAATTGCCGCACAAGAACGAAAGCGATTGGATACACAACGGTGA